Genomic DNA from Paenibacillus donghaensis:
TACGCACGGGAATAATTCCGGCAGGTATAGCAATCGCACTCCGGATCAAGCGGCCCGAAATCACGGGCATATTGCGCGTTGCGGACAACAAGTCTTCCCTGGCTGGTCATCGTCGTGCCGTTGCGGGCGATACGGGTCGGCAGCACACAGTCAAACATGTCCACACCCCGGATCGAACCTTCCAACAGCGCATCGGGTGACCCTACACCCATCAGATAACGCGGTTTGCCTTGCGGCAGCAGGGGAAGCGTATAATCCAGCACCTCATACATAAGCTGCTTGGACTCTCCAACGCTGAGTCCTCCAATAGCATACCCCGGGAAATCCATGGAAGTCAAATCAGCCGCACTCTGTCGGCGCAGATCCTCATGCATGCCTCCCTGGACGATTGCGAACAGTCCCTGATCGTTAGGACGAGCATGACTCTTCAAGCAACGTTCCGCCCAACGCGAGGTGCGCTCGAGTGATTTTTTGATATAATCGTATTCTGCCGGATAAGGAGGGCATTCGTCGAAAGCCATCATAATATCGGAGCCAAGCGCATTCTGGATCTCCATCGCTACTTCAGGAGACAGGAATTTCTTGTCGCCGTTCAGATGGGAACGGAAATGAACGCCTTCTTCGGTGATCTTGCGCATCTCGCTCAGCGAGAATACCTGAAACCCTCCGCTGTCGGTCAGAATCGGCCGGTCCCAGTTCATGAACTTGTGCAGGCCGCCGGCTTCGCGGATAATATCATGGCCCGGACGCAGGAACAAATGGTAGGTGTTGCTCAGAATGATGTGCGCATCCATCTCCTTCAGTTCCTCGGGACTCATCGTCTTAACTGTTGCCAAGGTACCAACCGGCATGAATGCAGGCGTCTCAATGACACCATGGGGGGTATGGACTCTTCCGAGCCGTGCTCCGGATTGCTTACAGGTCTTAATATGTTCATAAGTAATTGCTGCCATTAGTTAACCATCCTCAAATCTTAATAAATAAACATTGCATCGCCAAAGCTGAAGAAGCGGTATTGCTCTTCAATCGCCTCCGCATAAGCGGCCAGAATTGCTTCCCGGCCTGCCAGCGCGCTGACCAGCATCACAAGCGTGGACTTCGGCAGATGAAAGTTCGTAATCAGAGCATCCACAACATTAAACCGGTATCCCGGGTAAATAAAAATATCGGTCCAGCCGCTGCATTCCTGAAGCGGTCCGCCCGCATATTGCCTGCCAACCGTTTCGAGTGTCCGGCAGGAGGTCGTTCCCACAGCTACAATCCGGCTGCCTCTTGCTTTCGCGGCATTGAGCAATTCAGCCGTTTCGCGGGACAGCATAAAATACTCGGAGTGCATCACATGTTCTTCAACCTTGTCCACCGACATGGGACGGAAGGTGCCCAGTCCCACATGCAGCGTGATGTAGGCAATATTCACGCCCTTGTCTTGCAGCTGCCCCAGCAGCTCCTCGGTGAAATGAAGGCCCGCCGTTGGAGCTGCCGCTGATCCTTCATGGCGCGCATATACGGTCTGGTACCGTTCACGGTCATCCAGAGCCTCCTTGATATAGGGCGGAAGCGGCATATTGCCCAGCCTGTCGAGAATTTCATTAAAGATCCCCTCATAGCTGAACTTCAGCGTACGTCCACCCATATCCGATTCACCTTCAACCACTGCGCGAAGCTCATCACCGAAGATAATGACGGCCCCGGTCTTCAGCTTCTTGCCAGGCTTCACCAGGGCTTCCCAGCGGTCTTCTCCCAGGTTCTTCAGCAGAAGAACCTCTGCCTTCGCACCTGTGTCTTCCTTGGTTCCGAACAGCCGTGCGGGAATTACTCTTGTATCGTTAAGAACAAGTGTGTCGCCCGGCTGCAGATAATCCACAATATCGCTGAAATGCCGGTGGTCCGTCTGCCCGGTCTCCTTGTTGACCAGCAGCAGCTTGGAGGAGCTGCGGTCGGAAAGCGGAGTCTGGGCAATCAGTTCCTCCGGCAGATGAAAGTCATAAAGTTCTACATCCATGTCCTGTCTTCATTCCTTAACTATAGTAACGTTATTATAATAGTGTTGCAATATTTGTCTGTAATCATACCCGCTGTCCGCCATGCCCTTGACACCCCATTGGGACATGCCCAGTCCATGGCCGTAGCCCTGGCCGACAAACAGAAATCCTGTGCTGCCAGAAACGACTCTGGCTGCGGCATCCATGCCCATTACTACGGTTCCCTTGCCGCCTGCCGTCACCTTGCCGGTTGCGGAGAGTACCCCGGCACTGGTTGAGCTGCCGATACTTGCGGTAGCCCCGTCAGCACCTAATACAGTATAACTTCCGGCAGGTACAATATC
This window encodes:
- the tgt gene encoding tRNA guanosine(34) transglycosylase Tgt yields the protein MAAITYEHIKTCKQSGARLGRVHTPHGVIETPAFMPVGTLATVKTMSPEELKEMDAHIILSNTYHLFLRPGHDIIREAGGLHKFMNWDRPILTDSGGFQVFSLSEMRKITEEGVHFRSHLNGDKKFLSPEVAMEIQNALGSDIMMAFDECPPYPAEYDYIKKSLERTSRWAERCLKSHARPNDQGLFAIVQGGMHEDLRRQSAADLTSMDFPGYAIGGLSVGESKQLMYEVLDYTLPLLPQGKPRYLMGVGSPDALLEGSIRGVDMFDCVLPTRIARNGTTMTSQGRLVVRNAQYARDFGPLDPECDCYTCRNYSRAYLRHLIKADETFGLRLTTYHNLHFLLELMRKVREAIMEDRLLDFRDEFFAKYGLYDNLKGF
- the queA gene encoding tRNA preQ1(34) S-adenosylmethionine ribosyltransferase-isomerase QueA produces the protein MDVELYDFHLPEELIAQTPLSDRSSSKLLLVNKETGQTDHRHFSDIVDYLQPGDTLVLNDTRVIPARLFGTKEDTGAKAEVLLLKNLGEDRWEALVKPGKKLKTGAVIIFGDELRAVVEGESDMGGRTLKFSYEGIFNEILDRLGNMPLPPYIKEALDDRERYQTVYARHEGSAAAPTAGLHFTEELLGQLQDKGVNIAYITLHVGLGTFRPMSVDKVEEHVMHSEYFMLSRETAELLNAAKARGSRIVAVGTTSCRTLETVGRQYAGGPLQECSGWTDIFIYPGYRFNVVDALITNFHLPKSTLVMLVSALAGREAILAAYAEAIEEQYRFFSFGDAMFIY